The [Pseudomonas] carboxydohydrogena genome includes a window with the following:
- the rpsD gene encoding 30S ribosomal protein S4 translates to MTKRSEAKYKIDRRMGQNIWGRPKSPVNKREYGPGQHGQRRKGKLSDFGTQLRAKQKLKGYYANISERQFYAVYVEATRLKGDSGENLIGLLERRLDAVVYRAKFVPTMFAARQFINHGHIKVNGQRVNISSYKVKVGDVIEVKDASKQLATVLEANQLAERDVPDFIEVDHGKQTAKFTRVPNLSEVPFPVQMEPHLIIEFYSR, encoded by the coding sequence ATGACTAAGCGCAGTGAGGCGAAGTATAAAATCGATCGCCGTATGGGCCAGAACATCTGGGGCCGCCCGAAGAGCCCCGTCAACAAGCGCGAATACGGCCCCGGCCAGCATGGCCAGCGCCGCAAGGGCAAGCTCTCCGACTTCGGTACGCAGCTCCGCGCCAAGCAGAAGCTCAAGGGCTATTACGCCAACATTTCCGAGCGTCAGTTCTACGCCGTGTATGTCGAGGCGACCCGTCTCAAGGGCGACTCGGGCGAGAACCTGATCGGCCTCCTGGAGCGCCGCCTCGATGCGGTGGTCTATCGCGCCAAGTTCGTGCCGACGATGTTCGCCGCACGCCAGTTCATCAACCACGGCCACATCAAGGTGAACGGCCAGCGCGTCAACATTTCGAGCTACAAGGTCAAGGTCGGCGACGTGATCGAGGTGAAGGACGCCTCCAAGCAGCTCGCCACCGTGCTGGAAGCCAACCAGCTCGCCGAGCGCGACGTGCCGGACTTCATCGAAGTCGATCACGGCAAGCAGACCGCGAAATTCACGCGCGTTCCGAACCTGTCGGAAGTCCCCTTCCCGGTTCAGATGGAGCCGCACCTCATCATCGAATTCTATTCGCGCTAA
- the grxD gene encoding Grx4 family monothiol glutaredoxin gives MSIEQFIESEVKSNDVVLFMKGTPQFPQCGFSGQVVQILDHVGVPYKGLNVLDSTDLRNGIKEYSNWPTIPQLYVKGEFVGGCDIVREMFQNGELQKMFSDKGVSVRQAAG, from the coding sequence ATGAGCATCGAGCAATTTATCGAAAGTGAAGTGAAGTCGAACGATGTCGTGCTGTTCATGAAGGGCACGCCGCAGTTTCCGCAATGCGGGTTTTCAGGACAGGTCGTCCAGATCCTCGATCACGTCGGCGTCCCCTACAAGGGCCTGAACGTTCTCGACTCGACCGATCTGCGCAACGGCATCAAGGAATATTCCAACTGGCCGACCATCCCCCAGCTTTACGTGAAGGGTGAATTCGTCGGCGGCTGCGATATCGTCCGCGAGATGTTCCAGAACGGCGAATTGCAGAAGATGTTTTCCGACAAGGGCGTCTCGGTGCGCCAGGCGGCGGGTTAG
- a CDS encoding cupin domain-containing protein, translating to MLKGTILCCSIALAGMSMANAQTAMTPAPAASAIKRTPLQDVDFPAGYHVVEAIAEIAAGTASAGRHTHPGFDVSYVLEGEGTLIVDGKPDQALKPGVVIQVPPNVPHDVKVAPGKPLKLLGIYIVEKGKPVASPAPLK from the coding sequence ATGTTGAAGGGTACGATACTTTGTTGTTCGATCGCGCTGGCCGGCATGAGCATGGCCAATGCCCAGACAGCCATGACGCCGGCTCCGGCGGCCTCAGCCATCAAACGCACGCCGTTGCAGGATGTCGATTTTCCGGCTGGTTACCACGTCGTCGAGGCGATCGCGGAAATTGCCGCGGGAACCGCGAGCGCAGGCCGCCACACCCATCCCGGCTTTGACGTCAGCTATGTGCTGGAGGGGGAAGGCACGCTCATCGTCGACGGCAAGCCGGATCAGGCGCTGAAACCCGGCGTCGTCATCCAGGTGCCTCCCAATGTCCCCCATGACGTCAAGGTAGCTCCCGGCAAGCCCTTAAAATTGCTCGGAATTTACATTGTCGAGAAGGGCAAGCCGGTCGCCTCCCCGGCTCCCCTGAAGTAA